From Mustelus asterias unplaced genomic scaffold, sMusAst1.hap1.1 HAP1_SCAFFOLD_188, whole genome shotgun sequence, one genomic window encodes:
- the LOC144485344 gene encoding Fc receptor-like protein 5 — protein MPKPQISLDQPTGVYLETENVILTCNVETHCSGKTFSIYKNDQPSNLPPVSTRDNSARFSFTALNQRGRYQCVYRCQSDQSSSPLSESVRVTIADPLTAPVVSLDQQSGVYIVGEKVTITCTVTGDYRYRTFYFYKDNNPLHSRLISTRDKSVTYTVTDVNIRGDYKCRYGYSIKGRGLESEFSNVVTPTLADPLTAPVVSLDQQSGVYIVGEKVTITCTVTGDYRYRNFYFYKDNNPLHSSPISTRDKSGTYTVTSVNIRGDYKCRYGYSIKGRWLESKFSNVVTPTLADPLTAPVVSLDQQSGVYIVGEKVTITCTVTGDYHYRTFYFYKDNNPLHSRPISTRDMSVTYTVTGVNIRGDYKCRYGYSIKGRRLESEFSNVVTPTLAVLNKPHFWVDSDAAAQGGDVTFNCSSPRDNPAIAFYLYRQGEMELVSVKSPAADTHSVTFTVKNIDHSGIENYTCRYEADVNGRNLISGDSDPVNITVRENSSVASLVAGIGSAVGLILILALLGLCLWRKGKRGGSSEPRDTVPSVDHSSETLTYAVLNLQTKQKRDKGQRRRDIAQVEENTLYAEVKL, from the exons ATGCCAAAGCCGCAGATATCACTGGATCAACCGACTGGAGTGTATCTAGAAACAGAGAATGTCATCCTCACCTGCAATGTGGAGACACATTGTTCCGGTAAAACCTTCAGCATTTACAAGAATGATCAACCTTCCAATCTTCCTCCAGTTTCCACACGGGACAACTCTGCAAGATTCTCGTTTACTGCTTTGAACCAAAGAGGCCGTTATCAGTGTGTTTATCGGTGTCAGAGTGATCAGTCATCTTCCCCATTGAGTGAATCTGTGAGGGTGACAATAGCAG ATCCCCTGACAGCGCCAGTGGTGTCTCTGGATCAGCAGAGTGGGGTCTACATTGtcggagagaaggtcaccattaCCTGCACCGTGACTGGAGATTATCGCTATCGCACCTTCTACTTTTATAAAGATAATAATCCACTGCACTCCAGACTAATTAGTACACGGGACAAGAGTGTAACCTACACAGTAACCGATGTAAACATCAGAGGGGATTATAAATGCAGATATGGATACAGCATCAAAGGAAGGGGGTTAGAATCGGAATTCAGCAACGTGGTAACTCCCACACTCGCGG ATCCCCTGACAGCGCCAGTGGTGTCTCTGGATCAGCAGAGTGGGGTCTACATTGTCGGAGAGAAGGTTACCATTACCTGCACCGTGACTGGAGATTATCGCTATCGAAACTTCTACTTTTATAAAGATAATAATCCACTGCACTCCAGCCCAATTAGTACACGGGACAAGAGTGGAACCTACACAGTAACCAGTGTAAACATCAGAGGGGATTATAAATGCAGATACGGATACAGcatcaaaggaaggtggttggaaTCGAAATTCAGCAACGTGGTAACTCCCACACTCGCGG ATCCCCTGACAGCGCCAGTGGTGTCTCTGGATCAGCAGAGTGGGGTCTACATTGTCGGAGAGAAGGTTACCATTACCTGCACCGTGACTGGAGATTATCACTATCGAACCTTCTACTTTTATAAAGATAATAATCCACTGCACTCCAGACCAATTAGTACACGGGACATGAGTGTAACCTACACAGTAACCGGTGTAAACATCAGAGGGGATTATAAATGCAGATATGGATACAGCATCAAAGGAAGGAGGTTGGAATCGGAATTCAGCAACGTGGTAACTCCCACACTCGCGG TTCTGAATAAGCCACATTTCTGGGTGGATTCTGATGCTGCTGCTCAGGGTGGAGATGTCACCTTTAACTGTAGCAGCCCCCGCGACAATCCTGCCATTGCATTTTACTTATACAGGCAAGGAGAAATGGAATTAGTCAGCGTCAAGTCTCCTGCTGCAGACACACATTCCGTCACCTTCACCGTCAAGAATATTGATCACTCTGGAATAGAAAATTATACCTGTCGGTATGAAGCGGATGTGAATGGAAGGAACCTAATCTCGGGTGATAGTGACCCTGTGAACATCACTGTGAGAG AAAATAGCTCTGTGGCTTCCCTAGTGGCTGGCATTGGTTCTGCCGTGGGTCTGATTCTCATCCTCGCTCTGCTGGGGCTCTGCCTCTGGAGGAAAG GGAAGaggggaggcagcagtgaacccag GGACACAGTGCCTTCTGTTGACCACAGCAGCGAAACCCTTACTT